The Agelaius phoeniceus isolate bAgePho1 chromosome 26, bAgePho1.hap1, whole genome shotgun sequence genome has a window encoding:
- the HSPB9 gene encoding heat shock protein beta-9, whose amino-acid sequence MLCRMHLAPFASSSLASRLGTVRTLWPHAETIFTELQQEMEKAREFMSSFEQLLSNHGAMAMEQSPSSSVSLSQSSGDGFSVCQDVKNFAPEELSVKVVGRKVVLVGQKETQNVDEKGSFSYKYEVLKREWDVPEEVDAEALTCSLSKDGQLRIEAPKLALPAAPERSVPIQVSPAAPQTGPASENGATKAQV is encoded by the coding sequence atgCTTTGCCGGATGCACCTCGCACCCTTCGCCTCCAGCTCCCTGGCCAGCCGGCTGGGCACAGTGAGGACCCTGTGGCCGCACGCAGAGACCATCTTCACCGaactgcagcaggagatggagaaaGCTCGGGAGTTCATGAGCAGCTTCGAGCAGCTCCTGAGCAACCACGGAGCCATGGccatggagcagagcccgagCAGCAGCGTGAGCCTGAGCCAGAGCTCCGGGGACGGCTTCTCTGTGTGCCAGGACGTGAAGAACTTCGCTCCCGAGGAGCTGTCGGTGAAGGTGGTGGGCAGGAAGGTGGTGCTGGTGGGGCAGAAGGAGACTCAGAACGTCGATGAGAAGGGCTCCTTCTCCTACAAGTACGAGGTGCTGAAGCGGGAGTGGGACGTGCCCGAGGAGGTGGACGCCGAGGCGCTGACCTGCTCCCTGTCCAAGGACGGGCAGCTCCGCATTGAGGCCCCcaagctggcactgccagctgctcctgagAGGAGTGTGCCCATCCAGgtcagccctgctgccccacagACCGGACCAGCTTCTGAGAACGGAGCCACCAAAGCCCAGGTGTGA
- the LOC129131099 gene encoding heat shock protein 30C-like → MPEPPLPKICALCISQARSASGLVSSLPPPTLPCVPFPPICAQAMAPGGCVGGESILEGTHPWAGENKTRCSPSPAQHGSSHCTEQQQQQQQQQHSQEHSSLRAEMLCRLHFMPPMSSSLFPWLGPVRTLWPHPGTLFAELEREMRLEMERAREFMSSVEQYLSSGSSPGRLGIASSTSAALPQSSGDGFSVCQDVKDFAPEQLSVKVVGRKVVLVGQKETQSTDEKGSFSYKYEVLKREWDVPEEVDAEALTCSLSKDGQLRIEAPKLALPAAPERNVPIQMGPAVAQQAGSAEEGAERAKA, encoded by the exons ATGCCTGAGCCACCCTTGCCAAAAATCTGTGCCCTTTGCATTTCCCAGGCACGGAGTGCGTCTGGGCTCGtctcctccctgcctccccccACCCTCCCCTGTGTTCCATTTCCCCCcatctgtgcccag GCGATGGCTCCAGGAGGCTGCGTGGGGGGAGAGAGCATTCTGGAAGGGACACacccctgggcaggggagaaTAAAACCCgctgctccccttccccagcccagcacggctcCAGCCACTGCaccgagcagcagcagcagcagcagcagcagcagcacagccaggagcacTCCTCGCTCAGAGCAGAGATGCTTTGCCGCCTGCACTTTATGCCGCCCATGTCCAGCTCACTGTTCCCGTGGCTGGGACCCGTCCGCACCCTCTGGCCACATCCAGGCACCCTTTTCGCCGAGCTGGAGCGGGAGATGCGgctggagatggagagggcTCGGGAGTTCATGAGCAGCGTGGAGCAGTACCTGAGCAGCGGGAGCAGCCCCGGCCGGCTCGGCATCGCCTCCAGCACCAGCGCAGcgctgccccagagctccggggaCGGCTTCTCTGTGTGCCAGGACGTGAAGGACTTTGCTCCCGAGCAGCTGTCGGTGAAGGTGGTGGGCAGGAAGGTGGTGCTGGTGGGGCAGAAGGAGACGCAGAGCACGGACGAGAAGGGCTCCTTCTCCTACAAGTACGAGGTGCTGAAGCGGGAGTGGGACGTGCCCGAGGAGGTGGACGCCGAGGCGCTGACCTGCTCCCTGTCCAAGGACGGGCAGCTCCGCATCGAGGCCCCCAAGCTGGCACTGCCGGCCGCTCCCGAGAGGAATGTGCCCATCCAGATGGGGCCGGCGGTGGCACAGCAAGCTGGCAGCGCTGAGGAGGGAGCCGAGCGGGCCAAGGCTTGA
- the KAT2A gene encoding histone acetyltransferase KAT2A translates to MAEPEAAQPGRPPPGPATATAATAGASGGTAGGAGSSDPARPGLSQQQRASQRKAQVRGFPRGKKLEKLGVFSACKANDACKCNGWKNPNPPTAPRMDLQQPVTNLSEPCRSCGHALADHVSHLENVSEEEINRLLGMVVDVENLFMSVHKEEDTDTKQVYFYLFKLLRKCILQMSQPVVEGSLGSPPFEKPNIEQGVLNFVQYKFSHLPPKERQTMYELSKMFLLCLNYWKLETPSQFRQRSQNDDVATYKVNYTRWLCYCHVPQSCDSLPRYETTHVFGRSLLKSIFTVTRRQLLEKFRVEKDKLVPEKRTLILTHFPKFLSMLEEEIYGENSPIWEADFTVPAAEGAQLVSRPAAVSTVAVPTTPLFSKKLSSSSSATSLDTSTPEPLPGEKRKLPESLTLEDAKRIRVMGDIPMELVNEVMLTITDPAAMLGPETSLLSANAARDETARLEERRGIIEFHVIGNSLSQKSNKKILMWLVGLQNVFSHQLPRMPKEYITRLVFDPKHKTLALIKDGRVIGGICFRMFPTQGFTEIVFCAVTSNEQVKGYGTHLMNHLKEYHIKHNILYFLTYADEYAIGYFKKQGFSKDIKVPKSRYLGYIKDYEGATLMECELNPRIPYTELSHIIKKQKEIIKKLIERKQAQIRKVYPGLTCFKEGVRQIPIESVPGIRETGWKPLGKEKGKELKDPDQLYNMLKNLLAQIKTHPSAWPFMEPVKKSEAPDYYEIIRFPIDLKTMTERLKNRYYVTKKLFIADLQRIITNCREYNPPDSDYCKCANTLEKFFYFKLKEGGLIDK, encoded by the exons ATGGCGGAGCCGGAGGCCGCGCAGCCCGGGCGGcccccgccgggcccggccACAGCAACGGCGGCCACAGCGGGGGCGAGCGGGGGAACGGCTGGAGGAGCGGGATCCAGCGACCCGGCACGGCCCGggctgagccagcagcagcgGGCGAGCCAGCGCAAGGCGCAGGTGCGGGGGTTCCCCCGCGGGAAGaagctggagaagctgggggTGTTCTCGGCTTGTAAG GCCAACGATGCCTGCAAGTGCAATGGCTGGAAGAACCCCAAcccccccacagcccctcgaatggacctgcagcagccagtgaCCAACCTGAGCGaaccctgcaggagctgtggccatGCTCTGG CTGACCACGTGTCCCACCTGGAGAACGTCTCAGAGGAGGAGATCAACCGTCTGCTGGGCATGGTGGTGGATGTGGAGAACCTCTTCATGTCAGTGCACAAGGAGGAGGACACAGACACCAAGCAGGTGTATTTCTACCTGTTCAAG CTGCTGCGGAAGTGCATCCTGCAGATGAGCCAGCCTGTGGTCGAGGGGTCCCTGGGGAGTCCTCCCTTTGAGAAACCAAACATTGAGCAG ggagTCCTGAATTTCGTGCAGTACAAATTCAGCCACTTGCCACCCAAGGAGCGCCAGACCATGTATGAGCTCTCCAAGATGTTCCTGCTGTGCCTCAACTACTGGAAACTGGAGACGCCGTCCCAGTTCCGTCAGCGCTCCCAGAATGACGACGTGGCCACCTACAAGGTCAACTACACcag GTGGCTGTGCTACTGCCATGTGCcacagagctgtgacagccTGCCCCGCTATGAGACCACGCACGTGTTTGGGCGCAGCCTCCTCAAGTCCATCTTCACGGTGACGCGCcggcagctgctggagaaatTCCGCGTGGAGAAGGACAAGCTGGTGCCAGAGAAGCGGACACTGATCCTCACCCACTTCCCCAA GTTCCTCTCCATGCTGGAGGAGGAGATCTACGGTGAGAACTCTCCGATCTGGGAGGCTGATTTCacagtgccagctgcagagggTGCCCAGCTGGTGTCTCGCCCAG CTGCAGTCAGCACTGTTGCCGTTCCCACCACTCCTCTCTTCAGCAagaagctcagcagcagcagctcagccaccaGCCTGGACACCAgcaccccagagcccctgccag GAGAGAAGAGGAAGCTCCCCGAGAGCCTGACCCTGGAGGATGCCAAGCGGATCCGTGTCATGGGAGACATCCCCATGGAGCTGGTGAACGAGGTCATGCTGACCATCACGGaccctgctgccatgctgggcCCCGAG ACCAGCCTGCTGTCGGCCAACGCGGCGCGGGACGAGACGGCGCGGCTGGAGGAGCGGCGCGGCATCATCGAGTTCCACGTCATCGGCAACTCCCTCTCCCAGAAATCCAACAAGAAGATCCTGATGTGGCTGGTGGGGCTGCAGAATGTCTTCTCCCACCAGCTGCCCCGCATGCCCAAGGAGTACATCACTCGCCTCGTCTTTGACCC GAAGCACAAGACCCTGGCACTGATCAAGGATGGACGAGTGATTGGGGGCATCTGCTTCCGTATGTTCCCTACCCAAGGCTTCACGGAGATTGTCTTCTGTGCTGTCACCTCCAATGAGCAAGTGAAG GGCTATGGGACACACCTGATGAACCACCTGAAGGAGTACCACATCAAGCACAACATCCTCTACTTCCTCACCTATGCAGACGAGTATGCCATTGGCTACTTCAAAAAGCAG GGCTTCTCCAAGGACATCAAGGTCCCCAAGAGCCGCTACCTGGGATACATCAAGGACTACGAGGGGGCGACCCTGATGGAGTGTGAGCTGAACCCCCGCATCCCCTACACTGAGCTTTCTCACATCATCAAGAAGCAGAAGGAG ATCATCAAGAAGCTGATTGAGAGGAAACAGGCTCAGATCCGCAAGGTCTACCCAGGCCTGACCTGCTTCAAGGAGGGCGTGAGGCAGATCCCCATCGAGAGCGTCCCTGGCATCC GAGAAACAGGCTGGAAACCactggggaaggagaaggg gaaggagctgaaggaCCCAGACCAGCTCTACAACATGCTGAAGAACCTCCTGGCCCAGATCAAG ACCCACCCCAGTGCGTGGCCTTTCATGGAGCCGGTGAAGAAGTCAGAGGCACCAGACTACTATGAAATCATCCGCTTCCCCATTG ACCTGAAGACCATGACAGAGAGGCTGAAGAACCGCTACTATGTGACCAAGAAGCTGTTCATTGCCGACCTGCAGCGCATCATCACCAACTGCCGCGAGTACAACCCACCCGACAGCGACTACTGCAAGTGTGCCAACACCCTCGAGAAGTTCTTCTACTTCAAGCTCAAGGAGGGGGGGCTCATCGACAAGTAG